In the genome of Fulvitalea axinellae, one region contains:
- a CDS encoding SusC/RagA family TonB-linked outer membrane protein: MKHTLLNIILLIATLGFLPAQAQDKVTGTVRDARGNAPLKGVVVNLLGSKGVSAFTAEDGSFEIPISTKQEVALDFAFADYRSRRVYLNGRSNVDVLLVPADIARGPEMLRTSAGVQAPSDYNGSAVTLTRQQIAQRGYSTLENALQGMVPGLYVATHSGVTGAGGSLDFRGVSTMAAGNRPLVVVDGVILETNLGGLSAVEGYAFNPLVNINIRDIEQVTFVKDGMASVYGSLASNGVILIHTADSDVKETRVDFTANFGAFMKPQKASVLDARGYRNLALEQMVDKGITQDQIEDRYPYMIELAEGADAFRFGNDTDWQDEVLTAGVLTNYSASIEGGDEVASYNFSVGYTNNDGAVENTGVEVFDLAMGARIRMLKGLLIRPKVSLSKIGAELMPESYTATVNPVLASRFKSPMMGIWKRSERGYSLPFYDEVSDFGMSNPVSLVANSVGNHDNFRLKAGISATQNIFSGLTADFDLMADLFNMKENAFIPETGSVPQFDGQARNTMKSAQRKHFSIIGQLGLNYNKTFGFRHRVNAKVGTRVRINDLEEEMAVDINSPSDQFVVIGRGDGSFRQLTPNNGKWNMLTFYGNAGYAYLDRYYLDVNMSVDGSSKFAAGERYAYFPSVQGAWRLSSEPFMAGLKALDDLRLRASYGRTGNGDIGFYSARFYYVGVPYLDYSGTVRGGVPNTGLKWETTDQLNIGLDLSLFDGFVKLGADVYQRKTNDLLTAENLTTFYGSELLLSNGGSVENSGFELSMDFDLIRGKDFGFGLGATFSKNTNEVTQLGKNALTSAEQGVHQVTAIPGGELITKVGGSINSFYGFQSSGVIPSVAEAERLNLKDRFGNPFRAGDIAFVDMNKDNVIDEKDKTEIGSPLPDFFGSVSARARYKKLRVDVLFDYVYGNEIYNHVRKGMESMDGYYNQSTAVERRWRKDGQQTDIPRASFGDPMGNGRFSDRWIEDGSFVRLKNVTISYDFGVKNRFIRNLTGYLSANNLITFSDYLGDSPDISYSNDLNTRGVDYGRVPPLTSVLLGVKMGI; this comes from the coding sequence ATGAAACACACTTTATTGAATATAATCTTATTAATCGCCACGCTGGGATTCCTTCCGGCCCAAGCCCAAGACAAGGTGACGGGTACGGTCAGGGACGCCCGCGGCAATGCGCCGCTCAAGGGCGTGGTGGTCAACCTGCTGGGCAGTAAGGGCGTTTCGGCCTTTACCGCCGAGGACGGAAGCTTCGAGATTCCGATTTCCACAAAACAGGAAGTGGCTCTCGATTTCGCCTTTGCGGATTACCGCAGCCGGAGGGTCTACCTCAACGGCCGTAGCAACGTTGACGTGCTTTTGGTTCCGGCGGATATCGCCAGGGGACCGGAGATGCTCAGAACTTCGGCGGGCGTACAGGCCCCGTCCGACTATAACGGATCCGCCGTTACGCTCACCCGCCAGCAGATCGCCCAGCGGGGATATTCCACTTTGGAAAACGCCCTTCAGGGCATGGTTCCCGGCTTGTACGTGGCCACGCATTCCGGCGTTACCGGCGCGGGCGGATCTTTGGATTTCCGCGGCGTATCCACAATGGCGGCCGGCAACAGGCCCTTGGTGGTGGTTGACGGTGTGATATTGGAAACCAATCTTGGCGGACTTTCCGCTGTGGAAGGCTACGCTTTTAATCCATTGGTAAATATCAACATCAGGGATATTGAGCAGGTAACCTTCGTAAAGGACGGAATGGCTTCGGTATACGGGTCTTTGGCCTCGAACGGGGTGATCCTGATCCATACGGCCGACAGCGACGTAAAAGAAACCCGCGTGGATTTTACGGCCAATTTCGGGGCGTTCATGAAGCCCCAAAAAGCCTCGGTGCTTGACGCCAGAGGCTACCGCAACCTAGCCTTGGAACAGATGGTGGACAAGGGAATTACCCAAGACCAGATCGAGGACCGCTATCCTTATATGATCGAATTGGCCGAGGGAGCGGACGCTTTCCGGTTCGGCAACGACACCGATTGGCAAGACGAAGTGCTTACCGCCGGTGTGTTGACGAACTATTCGGCGAGTATCGAAGGCGGTGACGAGGTGGCTTCCTACAATTTTTCGGTAGGATACACCAACAACGACGGCGCGGTGGAAAATACGGGTGTTGAGGTATTTGATCTAGCCATGGGCGCCCGCATCCGCATGCTCAAGGGGTTGCTGATTCGCCCTAAAGTGTCCCTCTCGAAAATTGGCGCCGAGCTGATGCCCGAAAGCTATACCGCTACGGTGAATCCAGTGTTGGCCTCGCGCTTTAAGTCGCCGATGATGGGGATTTGGAAAAGGAGCGAGCGAGGTTACAGCCTGCCGTTCTATGACGAGGTTTCCGATTTCGGAATGAGTAATCCGGTCTCGTTGGTGGCCAACTCTGTAGGTAACCACGACAATTTCCGTCTGAAGGCCGGCATTAGCGCCACCCAGAATATCTTTTCGGGCCTTACCGCCGATTTTGATCTGATGGCCGATCTGTTCAATATGAAAGAGAACGCTTTTATTCCTGAAACGGGATCTGTGCCGCAGTTTGACGGACAGGCCCGGAATACGATGAAAAGCGCCCAGCGCAAGCATTTCTCAATCATCGGGCAACTTGGGTTGAACTATAACAAAACCTTCGGTTTCCGCCACAGGGTAAACGCCAAGGTGGGAACACGTGTCCGCATCAACGATCTGGAAGAGGAAATGGCGGTGGATATCAACTCGCCTTCCGACCAGTTCGTGGTGATTGGCCGTGGCGACGGATCGTTCCGCCAGCTTACGCCGAACAACGGAAAGTGGAATATGCTCACCTTCTATGGCAACGCCGGCTACGCTTATCTTGACCGCTATTACCTTGACGTAAACATGTCGGTGGACGGAAGCTCGAAGTTTGCCGCCGGCGAGCGATACGCTTACTTCCCGTCCGTGCAGGGCGCTTGGCGACTGTCGTCGGAGCCGTTTATGGCCGGGCTGAAAGCCTTGGACGATTTGCGCTTGCGGGCCAGTTACGGACGTACGGGCAACGGCGATATCGGATTCTATTCGGCCAGGTTCTACTACGTAGGCGTTCCTTATCTCGATTATTCGGGAACGGTAAGGGGCGGCGTGCCGAATACCGGCCTGAAGTGGGAAACCACCGACCAGCTGAATATCGGCCTCGACCTCTCGCTCTTCGACGGATTTGTGAAACTGGGAGCGGACGTGTACCAACGCAAGACCAACGATTTGTTGACCGCCGAAAACCTGACGACTTTCTACGGTTCGGAACTGTTGCTTAGCAATGGCGGGTCGGTGGAAAACAGCGGATTCGAATTGAGTATGGACTTTGACCTGATCAGAGGAAAAGATTTCGGTTTTGGTCTGGGGGCCACGTTCTCCAAAAACACCAACGAAGTAACGCAACTGGGCAAAAACGCCCTGACAAGCGCCGAGCAAGGCGTGCATCAGGTTACGGCCATTCCCGGCGGGGAGCTGATCACCAAAGTGGGCGGTTCCATCAACAGCTTTTACGGTTTCCAATCGTCGGGTGTGATTCCGTCGGTGGCCGAGGCCGAGCGCCTTAACCTGAAAGACCGTTTCGGAAATCCTTTCCGTGCGGGGGATATCGCATTTGTCGATATGAACAAGGACAATGTCATTGACGAGAAAGACAAAACAGAGATCGGAAGTCCTCTGCCGGATTTCTTCGGTTCAGTATCGGCCAGGGCGCGCTATAAGAAGTTGCGCGTGGACGTTCTGTTTGACTACGTGTACGGCAACGAGATCTATAACCACGTCCGCAAGGGAATGGAATCCATGGACGGGTATTACAACCAAAGCACGGCGGTGGAGCGTCGCTGGCGCAAGGACGGTCAGCAGACCGACATTCCGCGCGCGTCGTTCGGCGATCCGATGGGCAACGGACGTTTCTCGGACCGATGGATCGAGGACGGCTCATTTGTCAGGCTCAAAAACGTGACGATCAGCTATGACTTCGGCGTGAAAAACCGCTTTATCCGTAACCTTACGGGCTATTTGAGCGCCAATAACCTGATCACGTTCAGCGACTATCTGGGCGATTCTCCGGACATATCCTATAGCAATGACCTGAACACCAGAGGCGTGGATTACGGCCGTGTGCCACCGCTTACCTCCGTATTGTTGGGCGTAAAAATGGGAATCTAA
- a CDS encoding RagB/SusD family nutrient uptake outer membrane protein, which translates to MKRKNPTKIRFGIMIWAWAALSVGMASCSDFFDPSQDLIQEREDHYNSLEDVRRGLTGAYAGLQKVVDNVVVMGGLRADLMTVTGNYDPFLEQVENHGMSPDNPYASPKYFYDIILNCNDVLENIEKSKADPKMTDEVADAYRAELRTLRAWTYLQLAQTYKEVPVIKEALNGHFGDYEPERYNKVKMLNWLITEMEWISEQEQLDWREFDNKKVELWTPYEVVFINRKALLGELYLASGNFEKAATTFYDCIINDGDGKDDPKLKCSSLTGGIFWDDTWQRVEDGTVGMEHLSVIPFDNRKHQTHGLMSLFSNATQHKYLIKPTEVAVNKWQGQRGHNFNFDVYRGLNKSYAVVSDDTLVNKYMIGKSIYESDAVYPIYRAADLHLLYAEATNRAGNPAEALGVINTQLKGSPETAGIRGRVSLKSVEMDDLRLRYPNAGSEMELVEMALLEERALEFAFEGKRWNDLVRFAERAGRPAWLADRIAAKYATDPSKREEARKMLMDVSKWKIDMPTLK; encoded by the coding sequence ATGAAGAGAAAAAATCCAACGAAAATACGATTCGGAATCATGATCTGGGCATGGGCCGCGCTGTCGGTGGGCATGGCGTCCTGCTCAGACTTTTTCGACCCTTCCCAAGACCTTATCCAGGAGCGGGAAGATCATTACAACTCTCTTGAGGACGTGCGCAGGGGCCTAACGGGCGCCTACGCCGGCCTTCAGAAAGTGGTGGACAACGTAGTGGTGATGGGCGGCCTGCGCGCCGACCTGATGACGGTAACCGGGAACTACGACCCGTTTTTGGAACAGGTGGAAAATCATGGCATGAGCCCTGACAATCCGTACGCCAGCCCGAAATACTTTTACGATATTATCCTGAACTGCAATGATGTTTTGGAGAATATAGAGAAGAGTAAGGCCGACCCGAAAATGACTGACGAAGTGGCTGACGCTTACCGTGCGGAATTGAGGACTTTGCGGGCTTGGACTTACCTTCAGTTGGCTCAGACCTACAAAGAAGTTCCGGTAATAAAAGAGGCCTTGAACGGACACTTTGGCGATTACGAGCCGGAGCGCTATAACAAAGTGAAGATGCTCAACTGGCTGATCACGGAAATGGAGTGGATTTCCGAGCAGGAACAGCTTGATTGGAGAGAGTTCGATAATAAAAAAGTAGAGCTTTGGACTCCTTATGAGGTAGTCTTCATTAATCGAAAAGCCCTGTTGGGCGAGCTGTATTTGGCCTCCGGTAATTTCGAAAAAGCGGCCACCACTTTCTATGATTGTATAATCAACGACGGCGACGGCAAAGACGACCCTAAACTAAAGTGTTCATCGCTAACTGGTGGAATTTTTTGGGATGACACTTGGCAAAGAGTGGAAGACGGTACGGTAGGGATGGAGCACCTTTCGGTTATTCCTTTCGATAACAGAAAGCACCAGACCCACGGCCTGATGTCGCTGTTCTCTAACGCCACCCAGCACAAGTACTTGATTAAGCCGACAGAAGTAGCCGTAAACAAATGGCAAGGACAGCGTGGGCATAATTTCAATTTCGATGTCTATAGGGGATTGAACAAGTCCTACGCCGTTGTCTCTGACGATACGCTGGTAAATAAGTATATGATCGGGAAGTCGATTTATGAAAGCGACGCCGTATATCCGATTTATCGCGCTGCCGATCTCCATTTGCTTTACGCCGAAGCCACCAACCGGGCCGGTAATCCGGCGGAGGCATTGGGAGTGATTAACACCCAACTGAAGGGCTCCCCAGAAACGGCCGGTATCCGTGGCCGTGTGTCCCTCAAAAGCGTGGAGATGGACGATCTTCGCTTGCGTTATCCAAATGCCGGATCGGAGATGGAACTTGTGGAGATGGCTCTGTTGGAAGAGCGGGCTTTGGAGTTCGCCTTCGAAGGAAAGCGCTGGAACGATCTGGTTCGTTTTGCCGAAAGGGCGGGACGCCCGGCTTGGCTTGCCGACAGGATTGCGGCCAAATACGCAACCGACCCAAGCAAGCGGGAAGAAGCCAGGAAGATGCTGATGGACGTATCGAAATGGAAAATCGATATGCCTACGCTTAAGTGA